GAGGCGATCGACGAGGGCTTCGTGCGCGAGGAGCCCAACGGCTCGCGCAACCGCATCCAGACCCCCGTCCTGATCCGTACGGCCGAGCGCCACGGGCTCTCCGCGCTGTTCGGCGGCGCCCGTCGCGACGAGGAGAAGGCCCGCGCCAAGGAGCGCGTCTTCTCCTTCCGCGACGACTTCGGCCAGTGGGACCCCAAGAACCAGCGGCCCGAGCTGTGGGGCCTGTACAACGGCCGGATCCACCCGGGCGAGAGCATCCGCTGCTTCCCGCTGTCGAACTGGACCGAGCTGGACATCTGGCAGTACATCGCCCGCGAGAACATCGAGCTGCCGGACATCTACTACGCCAAGGAGCGCGAGGTCTTCTTGCGCGACGGCATGTACTTCACGATCAACCAGCACTGCCGCCCCCGCGACGACGAGGAGGTGTTCGTCGAGTCGGTCCGCTACCGCACCGTCGGCGACGCCACCTTGACCGCGGCGGTCCCCTCGACCGCCGCCACGCCGGAGGAGGTCGTGGCCGAGGTCGCGGCCACGCGGATCACCGAGCGCGGCGCCACGCGCGGCGACGACAAGGTCAGTGAGGCCGCGATGGAGGATCGCAAGAAGGAGGGCTACTTCTGATGGACATCCTGCGATTCGCCACGGCCGGCTCGGTCGACGACGGCAAGAGCACGCTCATCGGCCGGCTGCTGTTCGACTCGAAGTCGATCTTCACCGACCAGCTCGAGGCCGTCGAGGCCACGAGCGCCAAGCGCGGCGACGAGTACACCGACCTGGCCCTGCTGACCGACGGCCTGCGTGCCGAGCGCGAGCAGGGCATCACGATCGACGTCGCCTACCGCTACTTCTCCACGCCCAAGCGCAAGTTCATCATCGCCGACACCCCCGGGCACATCCAGTACACGCGCAACATGGTCACGGGCGCCTCGACCGCCGACCTCGCGATCATCCTGGTCGACGCGCGCAAGGGCCTGCAGGAGCAGAGCCGCCGCCACGCGACGCTGGTGTCCCTGCTGCGGGTGCCCCACATCGTGCTGGCGATCAACAAGATGGACCTGGTCGACTGGTCCGAGGACGTCTACCGCGAGATCAGCGACGAGTTCGTCGACTTCGCCGCTCGCCTCGAGTTCACCGACGTCACCACCATCCCGCTCTCGGCCCTGACCGGCGACAACGTCGTCACGCGCTCGGCCGAGATGCCCTGGTACGACGGACCGTCGCTGCTGCACCATCTCGAGAACGTCTACATCGCCAGCGACCGCAACCTGGTCG
Above is a window of Aeromicrobium senzhongii DNA encoding:
- the cysD gene encoding sulfate adenylyltransferase subunit CysD, whose protein sequence is MTDTSDTRRYGLSQLDHLEAEAIFIIRELVAENEHPGLLFSGGKDSVVMLHLAVRAFAPGPIPFPVVHIDTGHNFDEVLAFRDRVVEELGVRLIVGSVQEAIDEGFVREEPNGSRNRIQTPVLIRTAERHGLSALFGGARRDEEKARAKERVFSFRDDFGQWDPKNQRPELWGLYNGRIHPGESIRCFPLSNWTELDIWQYIARENIELPDIYYAKEREVFLRDGMYFTINQHCRPRDDEEVFVESVRYRTVGDATLTAAVPSTAATPEEVVAEVAATRITERGATRGDDKVSEAAMEDRKKEGYF
- the cysN gene encoding sulfate adenylyltransferase subunit CysN codes for the protein MDILRFATAGSVDDGKSTLIGRLLFDSKSIFTDQLEAVEATSAKRGDEYTDLALLTDGLRAEREQGITIDVAYRYFSTPKRKFIIADTPGHIQYTRNMVTGASTADLAIILVDARKGLQEQSRRHATLVSLLRVPHIVLAINKMDLVDWSEDVYREISDEFVDFAARLEFTDVTTIPLSALTGDNVVTRSAEMPWYDGPSLLHHLENVYIASDRNLVDVRFPVQYVIRPQNGQGDYRAFAGQVISGVLRPGDDVIVLPSGLPTKIKAIDTAKGELSEAFSPMSVTVRLEDEVDVSRGDMIVRPNNMPTVTQDLDAMICWMDAEPMRVGSKYAIKHTTRSARALVKEIRYELDVNTLHRHQSPSDLPLNAIGRVILRTTQPLMVDPYQRNRQGGAFILIDEATNRTVGAGTITEH